Below is a window of Gemmatimonadota bacterium DNA.
TTCCGCGGCGGTCAGCCGCGAGGTGTCGATGCGCAATTCCGGTGCTTCCGGTGCTTCGTAGGGATCGTCCAGTCCGGTAAACCCGCTGATCTCGCCCCGCCTCGACCTGGCGTACAGTCCCTTTACGTCCCGGGCCTCGCATACTTCCAGGGGCGTAGATAGGTGCACTTCGATGAACCGCTCGCAACGTTGCCGTACTTCATCCCGGGCTTCCCGGTAAGGCGAAATGAGCGACACGATCGTACAGATGCCGTTTCGCTCGAGGACCGACGCCAGGTAACCCACACGGGCGATGTGGGCCATGCGTCCGGGTCTGTCGAACCCCGTATCGGGGAAAACGGCCCGGATTTCATCTCCGTCCAGGCGTTCCGCCTTGATCCTGCGCACCTGCAGTTGTCGGTGGACCCGGTCCGCGATCGTGCTCTTTCCCGATCCGGACAACCCGGTGAACCACAGGACAAAGGGCTTTTTCGCTTCGCGCGGCCTATCCCCCATGCCTCTTCTCCTGTGTTGCCCGTCCGCCTGGTCCGCCTGGTCCGCCTGGTCCGCCCGGGGCGACCGGTCCGTCCGGCCCGCCCGGGGCGCATACCATATAATGCAGCCGCGAACGAATTGCAACAGATATATGAAATGGGCCGCAAGGGTTTATCCTGCGGGCTGTCCAACGATGAAATGCCTTGACGGAAACAACCGATGTTCCGAGTTTCCCCTGTGTTCGACGTTCGTCCGGACAGGCGTGCAACAAGGATCGCCGCCACCGCCCGGCAGGAGGTTTTCTTGCGATCAGCCATGGCCATGCTCGTGTTCGCATTCGTGTCCGCGGCACTGGTATCGAGCTGCGCTTCGGCGCCGAAGCCGCAGCATCCGTCCCTTGATACCCCGGTACCCCTGCAGTGGACTGCCGCGCCGTCGGAAGGCGGCACGATCGATGCGCGCTGGTGGTCGGATTTCAGCGACGCCCGGCTGGACGGGCTCATCGACGAAGCCCTCTCCCGCAACTTCCAACTCCAGTCGGTCACCGGCCGAATGCAGGCCGCACGGGCCCAGGCACGCATCGTGGGCGCTCCCCTGCTGCCCCAGGTCAGCCTGGATTTCAACCGTACCAGGACACGGCGGAACTTCATCGGATTCCCGATTCCCGGCGGGAACGGCGGTGTGCTGAAGACGACGTCGACGAACTACGGCGTGTCGACGAACATCAACTGGGAGATCGATCTGTGGGGCCGGCTGAGCGATGACAAGGCGGCCGCGCTGGCGGATCTGCAGGGATCACAGGCAGACCTCTACGGCATCCGTTCCTCCGTGGCCGGCCAGACCGCCAAGGCGTGGTTCGCCGCCATAGAAGCCCGCCGCCAACTCGAGCTGGCCCGGGCGACGAGAGACAATTTCAGCGAAGTGAACGAACGGATCGAGAACCGGTACGCCCGCGGACTCAGACCCGCTCTCGACCTCCGCCTTTCACTGGCCAACGTGGCCGCGGCCGAGGCCGTCGTCCTCCAGCGGATGCAGGCATACGACGGCGTCGTCCGGCAGCTCGAGATTCTGCTCGGCAGGTATCCCTCGGCCGAACTCGCCATCACTTCAGACCTTCCCCCCGTACCCTCGACCGTGCCGGCCGGACTGCCCGCCGATCTCATCGCGCGCCGGCCGGACCTGATGCTGGCCGAGCGGCAGCTCGCCGCGGCCGGCGCCCGTATCGGCGTCGCGAAGAAGGCGCGGTACCCGGCCATTCGCCTTACCAGTTCGGGCGGGACGTCCACGGCCGCGCTGACCGACCTCCTCGATGGCGATTTCATCGTCTGGAGCCTCGTGTCCAGCCTGCTGCAACCCCTGTTCCAGGGCGGAAGGCTCAGTGCGGGCGTGGACCTGGCCGAGGCCAACAGGGACCAGGTCCTGGCGAACTTCGCGGACCGGGCCCTGCGCGCCTACGGGGAGGTGGAAACCGCCCTGGCGGCGGACGGGCTCCTCAGGCGGCGCGAAGCCGCGCTTCTGGAGGCCACGACGCAGGCCGCGGCCGCCCGCGAACTGGCGGAATCGCGATATCACGGCGGACTGAGCGATGTGATCACCATGCTGGACGCCCAGCGGCGCGCCTTCGATTCCGAGGGACAGTACCTGGCCGTGCGGCGCCAACGGCTGGACGCCCGGGTGGACCTCTACCTGGCGCTGGGCGGCGGATTCGAAGGTATGTTACCGGAAACCGGTGAACCAGGAGATCTACGAGCCATCGGGGAACCAGGAGATGTACAGGAGTAGAAAATGAACAAGTGGCTTAGAATAACTCTTCCGCTAGCCATTGTCGCGGGATCTGTGCTGATCATGGTCTTCCTGGTCCGCAGCCGGCCCGTGGTGGAAAGCAGGATGCCGGACATCCCACCTCCTTTGGTTCGCACGACCGTCGCGACGCTGGACACGGTAAGGCTCTCGGTACGGTCCCAGGGCGCGGTGATGCCGAGGACCGAGAGCGCGCTTTCGGCCGAGACGGACGGTCAGATCGTCTTCGTGTCGCCTTCCTTCGTACCCGGCGGGTTCTTCGAAAGAGACGAACTGCTGGTGCGCCTCGACCCGCGCGACGCGGAACTGGCGGTCACGCGGGCCGCCGCGGATACGGCCCGGTTCGCCACCGCGCTGCAGATCGAGCAGGAGGAAGCCCGCCTCGCCCAGGACGAGTGGAGTCGGCTGGGATCGGGCGAACCCATGCCGCTTGTCCTGAGAGAACCTCAACTGGCCCAGGCCCGGGCCAACCTGGAAGCGTCCATCGCGGCGTTTCAGCAGGCGAAGCTTAATCTGGATCGAACGGAGATCCGCGCGCCCTACGCCGGCAGGGTCAGGAAGAAGAACGTGGACGTGGGCCAGTTCCTCCGGCGGGGCGAGGCGTTGGCGACCATCTATGCCATCAACTACGCCGAGATACGGCTGCCCATCCCCGACGAAGAACTGGCCTTCTTCGATACGCCCATGCAGTTCCGCGGCGAGACGCCCCGCGCCGCGGGCCCCCCGGTCGTGATCAGCGCCGAATTCGGCGGCCGGCGGCACCGATGGGACGGCACGGTGGTCCGCATGGAAGGCGAAATCGACCCCATGAGCCGGATGGTCTACGCGGTGGCCAGAGTTCAGAATCCTTATGGCCGGGGCGCAGATCCCGACCGGCCGCCCCTGGGCATCGGCATGTTCATCGAAGCGGAGATCATGGGCAAGCGCTATTCCGATGTGGCGGTACTGCCGCGTACGGCCATGCATGGCGAGAACCGGATCGCCGTCGTCGATGGCGAAAACCGGCTTCGTTTCCGGCGTGTCGAGATCCTCCGGATAGCGTCCGACCAGGTATACATCCTAAGCGGAATCGAGACGGGCGAACGCGTCTGCCTGTCCGTCCTCGAAACCCAGGTGGACGGCATGGAAGTGCGCGTACTCGAAACGGGCTCGTCCGGAACCGTCGTACAGGAAGAGGAAGGCACGGGCAGATGAACTACGTACTGGCCTGGTTCGCCCGCAACAACGTGGCGGCCAACCTGCTCATGATGACGATCATCGTGGGCGGACTGCTGATGATTTCCCGGTTAAAGGTCGAGATCTTTCCCGAGTTCGAGACCGACCTCGTCATCA
It encodes the following:
- the cysC gene encoding adenylyl-sulfate kinase, whose amino-acid sequence is MGDRPREAKKPFVLWFTGLSGSGKSTIADRVHRQLQVRRIKAERLDGDEIRAVFPDTGFDRPGRMAHIARVGYLASVLERNGICTIVSLISPYREARDEVRQRCERFIEVHLSTPLEVCEARDVKGLYARSRRGEISGFTGLDDPYEAPEAPELRIDTSRLTAAESEKMVIDHITPLL
- a CDS encoding TolC family protein yields the protein MRSAMAMLVFAFVSAALVSSCASAPKPQHPSLDTPVPLQWTAAPSEGGTIDARWWSDFSDARLDGLIDEALSRNFQLQSVTGRMQAARAQARIVGAPLLPQVSLDFNRTRTRRNFIGFPIPGGNGGVLKTTSTNYGVSTNINWEIDLWGRLSDDKAAALADLQGSQADLYGIRSSVAGQTAKAWFAAIEARRQLELARATRDNFSEVNERIENRYARGLRPALDLRLSLANVAAAEAVVLQRMQAYDGVVRQLEILLGRYPSAELAITSDLPPVPSTVPAGLPADLIARRPDLMLAERQLAAAGARIGVAKKARYPAIRLTSSGGTSTAALTDLLDGDFIVWSLVSSLLQPLFQGGRLSAGVDLAEANRDQVLANFADRALRAYGEVETALAADGLLRRREAALLEATTQAAAARELAESRYHGGLSDVITMLDAQRRAFDSEGQYLAVRRQRLDARVDLYLALGGGFEGMLPETGEPGDLRAIGEPGDVQE
- a CDS encoding efflux RND transporter periplasmic adaptor subunit, with protein sequence MNKWLRITLPLAIVAGSVLIMVFLVRSRPVVESRMPDIPPPLVRTTVATLDTVRLSVRSQGAVMPRTESALSAETDGQIVFVSPSFVPGGFFERDELLVRLDPRDAELAVTRAAADTARFATALQIEQEEARLAQDEWSRLGSGEPMPLVLREPQLAQARANLEASIAAFQQAKLNLDRTEIRAPYAGRVRKKNVDVGQFLRRGEALATIYAINYAEIRLPIPDEELAFFDTPMQFRGETPRAAGPPVVISAEFGGRRHRWDGTVVRMEGEIDPMSRMVYAVARVQNPYGRGADPDRPPLGIGMFIEAEIMGKRYSDVAVLPRTAMHGENRIAVVDGENRLRFRRVEILRIASDQVYILSGIETGERVCLSVLETQVDGMEVRVLETGSSGTVVQEEEGTGR